Part of the uncultured Desulfobacter sp. genome, TTTATCTCCCCTCTTGCCCAAACCTGTGAATCAAAGTTTCGTTATTGTAAAGACGGTTCTATTCAAAATGCCGTTGATGGTGATATCCCTGCGCGGAAAACAATAAAAAAGTTAAAGCTGAATTGTGATCCTTTAAAGGAGTTGAGATCTAAAGCCATTAAGGCGGCAGGATTTCATAAGCGGTCGAAAAACCCGGTGCGGTCCATAAAAGCGGTTGAACGAAGGATTGATCAACTCAAGCAAAAACAAGGCGGAAGGTATGCTGAATTTTGCACGGTTTTGGAACATGTGGGATTCGAGTGGTTGGGGTATTTAAAAAAATGCGCCAGCCAGAAAGGCCATAGAGCCAAAGCAAAGGTGAACCGATGAAAATTCATACCGAGGCATCATTTGAATCCGTAATTGAATCCCATCTCCTTGAAAACGGGTACACGGCTTTGCCTTCGTCCGGGTATGATGCGCAACGGGCATTTTTCCCTCAACAGGTGCTTGATTTTATCCGGGAAACCCAGGCAGACGAATTTCAACGCATCCAGGATTTGCTGGCAGATAAAACCGAAGCCACCCTTCTCAAGGATTTGACCCATTGGCTGGATACCCAAGGTGCCCTGCCGGTGCTGCGGAACGGATTTAAATGCTATGGCAGAAGGTTCAGGCTTGCCTTTTTTAAACCCGCCCATGGGATGAATCCCAAACTTGAAGAGCAGTATGCCGCCAACCGGGTGTCGGTGACCCGGCAGTTGAAATACAGCGACAAGAACAGCAATGCACTGGACCTGGTATTATCCATAAACGGCATTCCGCTGATAACGGCGGAACTGAAAAATCCCATAACCGGTCAAAATGTCTACCATGCCATCCATCAGTATAAAAAAGACAGGGATCACCGCGAACGGTTATTTGAATTCCGGAAACGGTCTCTGGTCCATTTTGCAGTGGATACAGACCTGGTCTTTATGACAACCCGCCTGGCCGGAAGTGCAACATACTTTTTGCCGTTTAACAGGGGAAACGAAGGTGGTGCAGGAAATCCTGCTGATCCAGCGGGAAACAATTATCGAACCGCCTATTTATGGGAATCTGTCTGGCAGCGCGACAGTTTTCTGGATATTGCTGCCCGATTTATCCACCTGCAGATTGAAGACAGACGCACAACAGATGGGAAACTGGTTAAAAAAGAGACCCTTATTTTCCCCAGGTATCACCAACTGTGTGCCGTTCGTGATCTGGAAGCGGCTGCAAAAACTGAAGGGCCGGGCAACAATTATCTGATCGAACATTCTGCCGGCAGCGGAAAGAGCAACACCATCGGCTGGCTGGCCCATCGGCTGGCATCCCTTCATAACAGCCGGGATGAAAAAATATTTGATTCGGTCGTGGTCATCACGGATCGCAGAATTTTGGATAAACAGCTTCAGGATACCATTTTTCAATTCGATCACCGCCAGGGCGTGGTACAAAAGATCGATAAACATTCAGGCCAGCTTGCACAAGCCCTTTACAATGGGATTCCGATTATCATTTCAACACTCCAGAAATTTCCCTTTGTCAGCCGCCAGCTTCTGAAGATGGCAGAGCAAAGGGAAGATGAGAGTGCCCCCCTTCTCCCGCATCGTCGCTGCGCTGTGATTGTTGATGAGGCGCACTCCTCCCAATCCGGTGAATCGGCAACCGATTTAAAGGAGGTGTTAAGCGCATGGGAAATTCGCGAAGAAGCGGCAAAATATGAATATGAAGAAGAGTTTGAGACCCTTGAAGAGATGTACCGCAGCATGGCGAAACGGGGGAAACAGGCAAACTTAAGTTTCTTTGCCTTTACAGCCACCCCCAAACATAAAACCCTTGCTGTGTTTGGGCGTGAAGAAAACGGGAAAAAAGGACAGGCATTTCACCAGTATACCATTCGCCAGGCAATTGAAGAGGGCTTTATCATGGATGTCCTCAGCAATTACACCACCTATGCCACCTATTACAAACTGATACAGGCTGGTTCAGAGGATCCCCATGTTGAGCGTAAAGTGGCGGCAAAAGCTTTGGCCCGGTTCATGCGCCTTCATCCATATAATATTGCCCAGAAGACCCAGATCATGGTTGAACACTTTAATGCCATGACCCGGCATAAAATCGGCGGCAGGGCCAAGGCAATGGTTGTGACAGGATCACGAATCGAAGCGGTCCGCTATAAACTGTCCTTTGAT contains:
- a CDS encoding type I restriction endonuclease; amino-acid sequence: MKIHTEASFESVIESHLLENGYTALPSSGYDAQRAFFPQQVLDFIRETQADEFQRIQDLLADKTEATLLKDLTHWLDTQGALPVLRNGFKCYGRRFRLAFFKPAHGMNPKLEEQYAANRVSVTRQLKYSDKNSNALDLVLSINGIPLITAELKNPITGQNVYHAIHQYKKDRDHRERLFEFRKRSLVHFAVDTDLVFMTTRLAGSATYFLPFNRGNEGGAGNPADPAGNNYRTAYLWESVWQRDSFLDIAARFIHLQIEDRRTTDGKLVKKETLIFPRYHQLCAVRDLEAAAKTEGPGNNYLIEHSAGSGKSNTIGWLAHRLASLHNSRDEKIFDSVVVITDRRILDKQLQDTIFQFDHRQGVVQKIDKHSGQLAQALYNGIPIIISTLQKFPFVSRQLLKMAEQREDESAPLLPHRRCAVIVDEAHSSQSGESATDLKEVLSAWEIREEAAKYEYEEEFETLEEMYRSMAKRGKQANLSFFAFTATPKHKTLAVFGREENGKKGQAFHQYTIRQAIEEGFIMDVLSNYTTYATYYKLIQAGSEDPHVERKVAAKALARFMRLHPYNIAQKTQIMVEHFNAMTRHKIGGRAKAMVVTGSRIEAVRYKLSFDKYIREKKYTWIKTLVAFSGEVEDDLSHEIFTEIKMNNGIRESELPEKFDSPEYQVLLVAEKYQTGFDQPLLHTMYVDKRLSGIQAVQTLSRLNRMHPLKEDTFVLDFVNDREEIREAFKQYYEGSVMGEEVDPNNMYAIKTELDSSHIYIQEEVDAFARIYFKPKQRQNAADHKGMNAAVDPVVQRFADLKQEEESQAELLRGKFSAFRNLYAFLSQVIPYQDSDLEKLYIFLRYLLPKLPKRNSGEMYSFDDEIRLEYYRIQKINEGSINLSEGDVKSLDGPTEVGSGKQHDEEVLLSQLIDIINDRFGTDFTDADQLFFDQIIEAAVGEESLVEAAIVNPQEKFSLLFSSLLQNLFMERMEQNEDIFARFMNEKEFQNLVSEWISEKVYTRLRAKHTAEEL